One window of the Clostridium sp. MB40-C1 genome contains the following:
- a CDS encoding aldehyde dehydrogenase family protein — MDNKEFIQELMKKARKAQEELATYTQAELDAIVKVIAKTVYDNAEKLAKMAVEETGMGVYEDKVGKNRGKSKTIYNNIKNKKTVGIIDRDEAKGLVMVAKPVGVVGAVTPTTNPIVTPMCNSMFAIKGGNAIIVAPHPRSQGCSAHTVDLIMQALKDQGVKCPENAIQVIRESSIDKTDELMKAVDVVVATGGMGVVKAAYSSGKPSYGVGAGNVQVIVDRDVDFADATAKIIDGRKFDNGIICSGEQTIIAPADKYDEVIAAAVANGGYYVEDEATVDKFRKVIFVNGHINKDVVGQSVQKVAELAGVEVPQGTKVILLKASGIGVEDDLCKEKMCPVMATFKYETFEEAVKIAQTNLDVEGKGHSAAIHSNNQEHIDYAGINLTVSRLVVNAPSSTTAGGSLTNGFAPTTTLGCGTWGNNVISENFDYKHLINVSRIGMVIKDAKVPTDEEIWA, encoded by the coding sequence ATGGATAACAAAGAATTTATTCAAGAACTTATGAAAAAAGCTAGAAAGGCTCAAGAAGAATTAGCAACATATACACAAGCAGAACTTGATGCTATAGTTAAAGTAATAGCAAAAACTGTTTATGATAATGCAGAAAAATTAGCTAAAATGGCTGTTGAAGAAACAGGAATGGGAGTTTACGAAGATAAAGTTGGTAAAAATAGAGGAAAGTCTAAAACTATCTACAATAATATAAAAAATAAGAAAACAGTTGGAATAATAGACAGAGATGAAGCAAAAGGTCTTGTTATGGTAGCTAAACCAGTTGGAGTAGTTGGAGCAGTTACACCAACAACAAACCCAATTGTTACTCCAATGTGTAACTCAATGTTTGCAATAAAAGGCGGAAATGCTATAATAGTAGCTCCACACCCAAGATCACAAGGATGTAGCGCACATACAGTAGATTTAATAATGCAAGCATTAAAAGATCAAGGAGTAAAATGTCCTGAAAATGCTATTCAAGTTATAAGAGAATCTTCAATAGATAAAACTGATGAACTTATGAAAGCAGTAGATGTAGTTGTTGCTACAGGTGGTATGGGAGTTGTTAAAGCTGCTTATTCAAGCGGAAAACCTTCTTACGGAGTTGGAGCTGGTAACGTACAAGTTATCGTTGATAGAGATGTAGATTTTGCTGATGCTACAGCAAAAATAATAGATGGAAGAAAATTTGATAATGGTATAATCTGTTCAGGAGAACAAACTATAATAGCTCCTGCTGATAAATATGATGAAGTTATAGCAGCTGCTGTAGCAAATGGCGGTTACTATGTTGAAGATGAAGCAACAGTTGATAAGTTCAGAAAAGTAATCTTTGTAAATGGACACATTAACAAAGACGTTGTTGGTCAATCAGTACAAAAAGTTGCAGAACTTGCAGGTGTAGAAGTTCCACAAGGAACAAAAGTTATATTATTAAAAGCTAGTGGAATTGGTGTAGAAGATGATCTTTGCAAAGAAAAAATGTGCCCAGTAATGGCTACTTTCAAATACGAAACATTTGAAGAAGCTGTTAAAATAGCTCAAACTAACTTAGATGTAGAAGGAAAAGGTCACTCAGCTGCTATTCACTCAAACAACCAAGAACACATTGACTATGCAGGAATTAACTTAACTGTAAGTAGATTAGTTGTAAATGCTCCATCATCAACAACTGCAGGTGGATCATTAACTAATGGATTCGCTCCAACTACAACTTTAGGATGTGGAACTTGGGGTAACAACGTAATTTCAGAAAACTTCGATTACAAACACTTAATAAATGTATCAAGAATTGGTATGGTTATTAAAGATGCTAAAGTTCCAACTGATGAAGAAATTTGGGCTTAA
- a CDS encoding 4-hydroxyphenylacetate 3-hydroxylase family protein: MALMTGEQYVESLRKLNLNVYMFGEKIENVVDHPILRPSLNSVKMTYDLAQMAEYEDLMTATSHLTGEKVNRFTNIHQNTQDLTKKVKMQRLLGQKTAACFQRCVGMDAFNAEYSTTYEIDKAYGTSYHERFKNFVKYAQENDLTIDGAMTDAKGDRGLSPSKQADPDLYLRVVERREDGVVVRGSKVHQTGITNSHEILVMPTIAMRPEDKDYAISFSVPTDSEGIVIIMGRQSCDTRKMEEGADIDVGNFNFGGQEALVVFDDVFVPNERIFLNGETEYAGMLVERFAGYHRQSYGGCKVGVGDVLIGAAALAADYNGAAKATHIKDKLIEMTHLNETLYACGIACSAEGHETESGNYLIDLLLANVCKQNVTRFPYEIARLAEDIAGGLMVTMPSEKDFRSEKVGHYVEKYLVGVASVSTENRMRVLRLIENITLGTAAVGYRTESMHGAGSPQAQRIMIARQANLAQKKKLAKAIARVK, from the coding sequence ATGGCTTTAATGACAGGAGAACAATATGTAGAAAGTCTTAGAAAACTTAATTTAAATGTTTATATGTTTGGAGAAAAAATAGAAAATGTAGTGGATCATCCAATACTTCGTCCATCTCTAAACTCAGTGAAAATGACTTATGACTTAGCACAAATGGCTGAATATGAAGATTTAATGACTGCAACTTCACATTTAACTGGTGAGAAGGTTAATCGTTTTACAAATATACACCAAAACACACAAGACTTAACTAAAAAAGTTAAAATGCAAAGATTACTTGGACAAAAAACAGCAGCTTGTTTCCAAAGATGTGTTGGGATGGATGCTTTCAATGCTGAGTACAGCACAACTTATGAAATTGATAAAGCATATGGTACAAGCTACCATGAAAGATTTAAAAACTTTGTGAAGTATGCTCAAGAAAATGATTTAACAATTGATGGAGCAATGACTGATGCTAAAGGAGATAGAGGACTATCACCAAGTAAACAAGCAGATCCAGATTTATATTTAAGAGTTGTAGAAAGAAGAGAGGATGGTGTAGTTGTTAGAGGATCAAAAGTTCACCAAACAGGTATAACAAATTCTCATGAAATATTAGTAATGCCTACTATAGCTATGAGACCAGAAGATAAAGATTATGCTATATCTTTCTCAGTTCCAACAGATAGCGAAGGAATAGTTATAATAATGGGAAGACAATCTTGTGATACGAGAAAGATGGAAGAAGGAGCAGACATAGATGTAGGTAACTTTAACTTTGGTGGACAAGAAGCTTTAGTAGTATTTGATGATGTATTTGTTCCAAATGAAAGAATCTTCTTAAATGGAGAAACAGAATATGCAGGAATGTTAGTTGAAAGATTTGCAGGATATCATAGACAAAGTTATGGTGGATGTAAAGTAGGAGTTGGGGATGTATTAATAGGAGCTGCTGCATTAGCTGCTGACTATAACGGAGCTGCTAAAGCGACACACATAAAAGATAAATTAATAGAAATGACACATTTAAATGAAACACTATATGCCTGTGGGATAGCATGTTCTGCAGAAGGACATGAAACTGAATCAGGCAACTACCTAATAGATCTTTTACTTGCAAATGTATGTAAGCAAAATGTAACAAGATTCCCATATGAAATAGCAAGACTTGCAGAAGATATAGCAGGTGGATTAATGGTAACAATGCCATCAGAAAAAGATTTTAGAAGTGAAAAAGTAGGACATTATGTAGAAAAGTACTTAGTTGGAGTAGCTTCAGTATCAACAGAAAATAGAATGAGAGTTTTAAGATTAATAGAAAATATTACATTAGGAACAGCAGCAGTAGGATATAGAACAGAATCAATGCATGGAGCAGGTTCACCACAAGCTCAAAGAATAATGATAGCAAGACAAGCAAACTTAGCTCAGAAGAAAAAGCTTGCTAAAGCAATTGCTAGAGTAAAATAA
- a CDS encoding 4-hydroxyphenylacetate 3-hydroxylase family protein, with product MALMTGEQYVESLRKLNLNVYMFGEKIENVVDHPVIRPSLNSVKMTYDLAQMPEYEDLMTTISNLTGEKINRFTNLHQSTDDLIKKVKMLRLCGQKTAACFQRCVGMDAFNAEYSTTFEIDKTYDTSYHQRFKEFIKYVQENDLTVDGAMTDPKGDRGLSPSKQADPDLYLHVVERREDGVIVRGAKAHQTGITNSHEVLVMPTMAMRPEDKDYAISFSVPTDTKGITMIMGRQSCDTRKMEDGADIDVGNKNFGGHEALVIFDDVFVPNERIFLNGETEYAGMLVERFAGYHRQSYGGCKVGVADVLIGAAALAADYNGAAKATHIKDKLIEMTHLNETLYACGIACSAEGHETESGNYIIDLLLANVCKQNVTRFPYEIARLAEDIAGGLMVTMPSEKDFRSEKVGHYVEKYLVGVASVSTENRMRVLRLIENITLGTAAVGYRTESMHGAGSPQAQRIMIARQGNLPHKKKLAKAIARVK from the coding sequence ATGGCTTTAATGACAGGAGAACAATATGTAGAAAGTCTTAGAAAACTTAATTTAAATGTTTATATGTTTGGAGAAAAAATAGAAAATGTAGTGGATCACCCAGTAATTCGTCCATCTCTAAACTCAGTAAAAATGACTTATGACTTAGCTCAAATGCCTGAATATGAAGATTTAATGACAACAATATCTAATTTAACAGGAGAGAAAATTAATAGATTTACTAATCTTCATCAAAGTACAGATGATTTAATTAAAAAGGTAAAGATGTTAAGATTATGTGGACAAAAAACAGCAGCCTGTTTCCAAAGATGTGTCGGTATGGATGCTTTTAATGCTGAATACAGTACTACATTTGAAATAGATAAAACTTATGATACAAGCTATCATCAAAGATTTAAAGAGTTTATAAAGTATGTTCAAGAAAACGATTTAACAGTTGATGGAGCTATGACTGATCCAAAGGGAGATAGAGGATTATCACCAAGTAAACAAGCAGATCCTGATTTATATCTTCACGTTGTAGAAAGAAGAGAAGATGGTGTAATTGTAAGAGGAGCAAAAGCACACCAAACAGGTATAACAAATTCTCATGAGGTATTAGTAATGCCTACTATGGCTATGAGACCAGAAGATAAAGATTATGCTATATCTTTCTCAGTTCCAACAGATACTAAAGGAATAACTATGATAATGGGAAGACAATCTTGTGATACAAGAAAGATGGAAGACGGGGCAGATATAGATGTAGGTAATAAGAATTTTGGTGGACATGAAGCTTTAGTAATATTTGACGATGTATTTGTTCCAAATGAAAGAATCTTCTTAAATGGAGAAACAGAATATGCAGGAATGTTAGTTGAAAGATTTGCAGGATATCACAGACAAAGTTATGGTGGATGTAAAGTAGGCGTTGCTGATGTATTAATAGGAGCTGCTGCATTAGCTGCCGATTATAATGGAGCTGCCAAAGCTACACATATAAAAGATAAATTAATAGAAATGACACATTTAAATGAAACACTATATGCCTGTGGAATAGCATGTTCAGCAGAAGGACATGAAACTGAATCAGGAAATTATATAATAGATCTTTTACTTGCAAATGTATGTAAGCAAAACGTAACAAGATTCCCATATGAAATAGCAAGACTTGCAGAAGATATAGCAGGTGGATTAATGGTAACAATGCCATCAGAAAAAGATTTTAGAAGTGAAAAAGTAGGACATTATGTAGAAAAGTACTTAGTTGGAGTAGCTTCAGTATCAACAGAAAATAGAATGAGAGTTTTAAGATTAATAGAAAATATTACATTAGGAACAGCAGCGGTAGGATATAGAACAGAATCAATGCATGGAGCAGGTTCACCACAGGCTC
- a CDS encoding 4-hydroxybutyrate dehydrogenase, translated as MRLLKIQPELHKFNTFAEFAKEFNIGEGDFVLTNEFLYTPFMQELNLKADFLFQEKFGLGEPSDEMINAIMAEMRGKDYKRIIAIGGGSIIDISKLLALKDSGNCVDLFERTVPIVKERELVIVPTTCGTGSEVTNISISEIKSKHTKMGLAVDELLPEHAVLIPELVKGLPFKFFVTSSIDALIHAIESFVSPKSNPYTEIFSVKAIELIIKGYKAIVEKGEDYRTEIIEDFVIGSNYAGIAFGNAGVGAVHALSYPLGGVYHVPHGEANYQFFVEVFKTYNKKNPDGSIKEINKLLAEILGVDTDVDVYDELAKLLDKLLARKPLKEYGMKEGEIEAFADSVIAGQQRLLANNYVPLSRDEIRDIYKSLY; from the coding sequence ATGAGATTATTAAAAATACAACCAGAGCTTCATAAATTTAATACATTTGCTGAATTTGCAAAGGAATTTAACATAGGTGAAGGAGATTTCGTACTTACTAATGAATTTCTTTATACACCATTTATGCAAGAACTTAACTTAAAAGCTGATTTCTTATTCCAAGAAAAGTTTGGATTAGGTGAACCATCTGATGAAATGATTAATGCTATAATGGCTGAAATGAGAGGAAAAGACTATAAGAGAATAATCGCTATTGGTGGCGGAAGTATTATAGATATTTCTAAGCTTTTAGCATTAAAAGATTCAGGAAATTGCGTTGATTTATTTGAAAGAACTGTTCCAATAGTAAAAGAAAGAGAACTTGTTATAGTTCCAACAACTTGTGGAACTGGTAGTGAGGTTACAAATATTTCTATATCAGAAATAAAATCAAAACACACTAAAATGGGTCTTGCAGTAGATGAATTATTACCAGAACATGCTGTGTTAATACCAGAACTTGTAAAAGGACTTCCTTTTAAATTCTTTGTAACAAGCTCAATAGATGCGTTAATTCACGCTATTGAATCTTTTGTATCTCCAAAATCTAATCCTTATACTGAAATATTCAGTGTTAAAGCTATAGAACTTATAATCAAAGGATATAAAGCTATAGTAGAAAAAGGTGAAGATTATAGAACGGAAATTATAGAAGATTTCGTTATAGGAAGTAACTATGCAGGAATTGCTTTTGGTAATGCTGGAGTAGGAGCTGTTCATGCACTTTCATATCCTTTAGGTGGAGTTTATCATGTTCCTCACGGTGAAGCTAACTATCAATTCTTTGTTGAAGTATTTAAAACTTATAACAAGAAAAATCCAGATGGAAGCATAAAAGAAATAAATAAATTATTAGCAGAAATTTTAGGTGTAGATACAGATGTTGATGTATACGATGAGCTTGCTAAACTTCTTGATAAGTTATTAGCAAGAAAGCCTCTTAAAGAATATGGAATGAAAGAAGGAGAAATAGAAGCTTTTGCAGATAGTGTTATTGCAGGTCAACAAAGACTTCTAGCTAATAACTATGTTCCTCTTTCAAGAGATGAAATACGTGACATTTATAAGAGCTTATACTAA
- a CDS encoding acetyl-CoA hydrolase/transferase family protein, with amino-acid sequence MDWKEIYESKLVTAKEAVSKIKSGDRVVTGHACAEPLALIEAMVANKDSYSDVEIVHMVAMGGAEYAKPGMEKHFTHNAIFVGGTTREAVESGRADFTTCFFHEVPKLFKENYMPVDVALIQVSSPDEHGNCSFGVSVDYTKTAAECAKIVIAQVNDQMPRTLGDSFIHVSEIDYIVEESKPIIELQPPKIGEVEKAIGENCASLIKDGDTLQLGIGAIPDAVLLFLKDKKDLGIHSEMISDGVVELVEAGVITNKKKTLHPGKIIVTFLMGTKKLYNFINNNPMVEMYSVDYVNDPVVVSKNDNLISINSCVQVDLMGQVCSESVGNKQISGVGGQVDFVRGATMGKGGKSIIAMPSTAGKGKVSKIVVNLDEGAVVTTSRNDVDYIVTEYGIAQLKGKTLRERARALINIAHPNFRAELIEEFENKFNDKF; translated from the coding sequence GTGGACTGGAAAGAAATCTATGAAAGTAAACTAGTAACTGCAAAAGAAGCTGTTTCAAAGATAAAATCAGGAGATAGAGTTGTTACTGGACATGCTTGTGCAGAGCCTTTAGCGCTTATAGAGGCAATGGTAGCAAATAAAGATAGTTATTCTGATGTAGAAATAGTTCATATGGTAGCTATGGGTGGAGCAGAATATGCAAAACCAGGTATGGAAAAACATTTTACACATAATGCTATATTTGTAGGGGGAACTACGAGAGAAGCTGTTGAATCTGGAAGAGCAGATTTCACTACTTGTTTTTTCCACGAAGTACCAAAATTATTTAAAGAAAATTATATGCCAGTAGATGTTGCTTTAATTCAAGTAAGCTCACCAGATGAACATGGAAATTGTAGTTTTGGTGTATCAGTTGATTATACTAAGACAGCCGCAGAGTGTGCGAAAATTGTTATTGCACAAGTTAATGATCAAATGCCTAGAACACTAGGAGATTCATTTATTCATGTTTCAGAGATAGATTATATAGTTGAAGAATCAAAGCCTATAATAGAACTTCAACCACCTAAAATAGGAGAAGTAGAAAAAGCTATAGGAGAAAACTGTGCATCATTAATAAAAGATGGAGATACATTACAATTAGGTATAGGAGCTATACCAGATGCAGTACTTTTATTTTTAAAGGATAAAAAAGATCTTGGAATACATTCAGAGATGATTTCAGATGGAGTAGTTGAACTTGTTGAAGCTGGAGTTATAACAAACAAGAAAAAAACATTACATCCAGGTAAAATAATAGTAACATTCCTTATGGGTACTAAGAAATTATATAATTTTATAAATAATAATCCTATGGTAGAGATGTATTCTGTTGATTATGTAAATGATCCAGTAGTAGTATCTAAAAATGATAATTTAATATCAATTAACTCATGTGTTCAAGTTGATTTAATGGGTCAAGTATGTTCAGAAAGTGTAGGAAATAAGCAAATTAGCGGAGTTGGTGGACAAGTAGACTTTGTAAGAGGAGCAACTATGGGAAAAGGTGGAAAGTCTATAATAGCTATGCCTTCAACAGCTGGAAAAGGTAAGGTTTCTAAGATAGTTGTTAATTTAGATGAGGGAGCAGTTGTAACAACTTCAAGAAATGATGTAGATTACATTGTTACAGAATATGGAATTGCTCAATTGAAAGGTAAAACATTAAGGGAAAGAGCAAGAGCATTAATAAATATAGCTCATCCAAACTTTAGAGCGGAATTGATAGAAGAATTTGAAAATAAATTTAATGATAAGTTTTAA
- a CDS encoding acetyl-CoA hydrolase/transferase family protein, with product MFNERIRNNELLEKVMTAEEAINFIQDGMVIGTSGFTPSGYPKVVPLTLAEKVKKTGEKMKLTLYSGASLGPEVDGAWAEAGIIAKRLPYQTNAALRNEINAGNIEYIDMHLSHSTQYLNYGVLPKVNIAIVEALAITEEGHIIPTTAIGNAPAFIKNADKVIVEINTSKPMKLEGMADIYTTENPPYRKPIPITHPGDRIGTPYIECGVGKIIAIVETDMKDKSRPLTPTDEVSKMISDNILKFFRKEVKEGRLPKNLLPLQSGVGSVANAVLYGLCDSEFEGLTCYTEVVQDSMLELLRRGKADLISTTSISASPEGFEKFLEEIDFFKDKIILRPQEISNNPEVARRLGIIAMNTALEVDIYGNVNSTHVMGSKMMNGIGGSGDFARNGYITIFTTASTAKNGDISSIVPMVSHVDHTEHDVMVIVTEQGVADLRGLSPKERALAIINNCVHPDYRPMLLDYYNRAIENGAKHTPHILDEALSWHSRFQKTGTMKLGK from the coding sequence ATGTTTAATGAAAGAATAAGAAATAACGAGTTGTTAGAAAAGGTAATGACTGCTGAAGAAGCAATTAATTTTATACAAGATGGAATGGTTATAGGAACAAGTGGATTTACACCATCAGGATATCCTAAAGTTGTACCACTTACTCTTGCTGAAAAGGTTAAAAAAACAGGAGAAAAAATGAAATTGACTTTATATTCTGGAGCATCTTTAGGACCAGAAGTTGATGGAGCATGGGCAGAAGCTGGAATTATTGCAAAAAGACTTCCTTATCAAACAAATGCTGCATTAAGAAATGAAATTAATGCAGGAAATATAGAATATATAGATATGCATTTAAGTCATTCAACTCAATATTTAAATTATGGCGTTTTACCTAAAGTTAATATAGCGATTGTAGAAGCTTTAGCTATAACAGAAGAAGGACATATAATTCCTACAACAGCAATAGGAAATGCTCCTGCTTTTATAAAAAATGCAGATAAAGTTATTGTAGAAATAAACACATCAAAGCCTATGAAATTAGAAGGTATGGCAGATATATATACTACTGAAAATCCACCATATAGAAAGCCTATTCCAATAACTCATCCAGGAGATAGAATAGGTACACCATATATAGAGTGTGGAGTTGGCAAGATAATTGCTATAGTAGAAACTGATATGAAAGATAAATCAAGACCATTAACACCTACAGATGAAGTTTCTAAAATGATTTCAGATAATATATTAAAGTTCTTTAGAAAAGAAGTTAAAGAAGGAAGACTTCCTAAAAATTTACTTCCACTTCAATCAGGTGTAGGAAGTGTTGCTAATGCAGTGCTTTATGGCTTGTGTGATTCAGAATTCGAAGGATTAACATGTTATACAGAAGTTGTACAAGATTCTATGTTAGAATTGTTAAGACGTGGTAAAGCAGATTTGATATCAACTACATCAATAAGTGCTTCACCAGAAGGATTTGAAAAATTCTTAGAAGAAATTGATTTCTTTAAAGATAAAATAATATTAAGACCACAAGAAATTAGTAATAATCCAGAAGTTGCTAGAAGACTTGGGATTATTGCAATGAACACTGCTTTAGAAGTAGATATATATGGTAATGTAAATTCTACTCATGTAATGGGTTCAAAAATGATGAATGGTATAGGTGGATCAGGAGATTTTGCTAGAAATGGATATATTACAATATTCACAACAGCATCTACTGCTAAAAATGGAGATATATCTTCAATAGTTCCTATGGTTTCTCATGTTGATCATACTGAACATGATGTTATGGTTATAGTAACTGAACAAGGAGTTGCAGATTTAAGAGGATTAAGTCCAAAGGAAAGAGCACTAGCTATAATCAATAATTGTGTTCATCCAGATTATAGACCTATGCTTTTAGATTACTATAATAGAGCAATAGAAAATGGAGCTAAACATACTCCACATATTTTAGACGAAGCTCTTTCATGGCATTCTAGATTCCAAAAAACTGGAACAATGAAATTAGGAAAATAA
- a CDS encoding acyl-CoA reductase — protein MIKCYMLDGQFYEDGIVFEEFDQISGILKLNNKKIASMPIEALMFIMDKYSKRLSSNKDILRIEGVPYLSFYLKKNNINKLLRMNFDNTRFLDDFIEIDEEKYLKAQPRGTICHWIAGNVPTLSIYSAFHGILSKNANLLRIPQNSIVQVIDILKLLDDIEVQVEGNVYSSKDLLKNICIVYFESENKDVNSSMSLLGDGRIVWGGEEAVNAITTLPKKTTCKDLIFGPKYSFAVFDKEALEGQEIDKYLENLVMDIIAFDQKACSSPQVLFVEKSTMSIDMIAKKLACIFQKINRRYPNNNLEQYVSAKIINKRGEYGLSLEKSLYCSKGLDYTILLDDQIKLEEPVQGRTIFLKEVSSVFDVVNLITPRIQCVGIAFKNTNKTLEFSDEITKMGVDRVTKVGYMNLYDFPWDGSLVLNELVRWCSINVKGMLDS, from the coding sequence ATGATAAAATGCTATATGCTTGATGGCCAATTTTATGAAGATGGTATTGTTTTTGAAGAATTTGATCAAATAAGTGGCATCTTAAAATTAAACAATAAAAAAATTGCTTCTATGCCCATAGAGGCTTTAATGTTTATTATGGATAAATATAGCAAAAGGCTTTCATCTAATAAAGATATTTTAAGAATAGAGGGAGTACCTTACTTATCATTTTATTTGAAAAAAAACAATATAAATAAATTATTAAGAATGAATTTTGATAATACAAGGTTCTTAGATGATTTTATAGAAATAGATGAAGAAAAATATCTCAAGGCTCAACCAAGGGGAACTATATGCCATTGGATCGCAGGGAATGTTCCTACACTTTCTATTTACTCTGCCTTTCATGGAATTTTAAGCAAAAATGCTAATCTTCTTAGAATCCCACAAAACAGTATAGTTCAGGTCATAGACATATTAAAGTTATTAGATGATATAGAAGTTCAAGTTGAGGGGAATGTTTATTCATCGAAAGACTTATTAAAAAATATTTGTATTGTATATTTTGAAAGTGAAAATAAAGATGTGAATTCATCTATGTCATTACTGGGTGATGGAAGAATTGTATGGGGTGGAGAAGAGGCAGTCAATGCTATAACCACTTTACCTAAAAAGACTACTTGTAAGGATTTGATATTTGGTCCTAAATATTCTTTTGCTGTTTTTGACAAAGAAGCTTTGGAAGGTCAGGAAATAGATAAGTACCTAGAAAATTTGGTTATGGATATTATTGCTTTTGATCAAAAAGCTTGTTCATCTCCACAAGTTTTATTTGTTGAGAAAAGTACTATGTCTATTGATATGATAGCTAAAAAATTAGCCTGTATATTTCAAAAAATTAATAGAAGGTATCCTAATAATAATCTTGAACAATATGTATCTGCTAAGATAATAAATAAAAGAGGAGAATATGGATTAAGTTTAGAAAAATCATTATATTGTAGTAAAGGTTTAGATTATACTATATTATTAGATGATCAAATAAAGCTAGAGGAACCAGTACAAGGACGAACTATATTTTTAAAAGAGGTTAGTTCTGTATTTGATGTTGTTAATTTAATTACACCTAGAATACAGTGTGTAGGAATTGCTTTTAAAAATACTAATAAAACCTTAGAATTTAGTGATGAAATTACTAAGATGGGTGTTGATAGAGTTACTAAGGTGGGTTATATGAATTTGTATGATTTTCCATGGGACGGAAGTTTGGTATTAAATGAGCTTGTTAGATGGTGTTCTATCAATGTCAAGGGAATGTTGGATAGTTAA
- a CDS encoding acyl-protein synthetase, which translates to MNNDNFVDDIILGDQFKIAQREKESMLVEVIKPQLKNNMKNLNVKSLYTKMHIDIDSIKKLEEVPYIPVTMFKNFDLKTCTDEEVVRILNSSATTTGMPSKIYLDKKTSIRQSQGLISTLKNFLGGKRRPMLVIDSEDINKKSSTMTARGAAVRGVSVFASKTVYVMDNHNGDLEINVDRLLKFQEKYKDQEVLIYGFTYIVWSKFVNILKQKGIRLNLPKAKLLHSGGWKKLISEKVEKEEFSKITAEVLNTSPNNIIDFYGMVEQVGVVFIDCECGYKHIPDFAEVIIRDMITLEEVNIGESGLIEVMSVLGSSYPSQAILTEDIGELIGVDDCKCGRKGKYFKFKSRVEKAEIRGCGDTFAEREKKK; encoded by the coding sequence ATGAATAATGATAATTTTGTTGATGATATTATATTAGGAGATCAGTTTAAAATAGCTCAAAGAGAAAAAGAAAGTATGTTAGTTGAGGTTATTAAACCTCAGCTTAAAAATAATATGAAAAACCTAAATGTAAAAAGTCTTTATACTAAGATGCATATTGATATAGACAGTATAAAAAAACTAGAAGAAGTTCCTTATATACCTGTAACTATGTTTAAAAATTTTGATCTTAAAACTTGTACTGATGAGGAAGTGGTTAGAATTCTTAACTCCAGTGCAACTACTACAGGTATGCCTAGTAAAATCTACTTAGATAAAAAAACTTCAATACGTCAGTCTCAAGGATTGATATCTACACTAAAAAATTTTCTTGGTGGAAAGCGTAGACCTATGCTTGTGATAGATAGTGAAGATATAAACAAAAAATCTTCTACTATGACCGCAAGAGGGGCTGCAGTGAGAGGTGTTAGTGTTTTTGCTAGTAAGACAGTATATGTTATGGATAATCATAATGGTGATTTGGAGATAAATGTAGACAGACTTCTAAAGTTTCAAGAAAAGTATAAAGATCAAGAGGTTTTAATTTACGGTTTCACTTATATAGTTTGGTCAAAATTTGTAAATATATTAAAACAAAAGGGCATAAGACTTAATTTACCAAAAGCAAAACTTTTGCATAGTGGAGGCTGGAAAAAACTTATATCTGAGAAAGTGGAGAAGGAAGAGTTCTCTAAAATTACTGCAGAAGTTTTAAATACTAGCCCTAATAATATAATTGACTTTTATGGTATGGTAGAGCAAGTTGGTGTAGTGTTTATAGATTGTGAATGTGGATATAAACATATTCCGGATTTTGCAGAAGTTATAATAAGAGACATGATAACTTTAGAAGAAGTTAATATTGGAGAATCAGGGCTTATAGAAGTTATGAGTGTACTAGGATCTAGCTATCCATCACAGGCTATTTTAACCGAAGATATTGGAGAGCTTATAGGAGTAGATGACTGCAAATGTGGAAGAAAAGGGAAGTATTTTAAATTTAAATCTCGAGTTGAAAAGGCTGAAATAAGAGGATGCGGAGATACTTTTGCTGAAAGGGAGAAGAAAAAATGA